A stretch of the Hippoglossus hippoglossus isolate fHipHip1 chromosome 1, fHipHip1.pri, whole genome shotgun sequence genome encodes the following:
- the atf4a gene encoding cyclic AMP-dependent transcription factor ATF-4: MTLSQLALEDVGALYLEPSFLTADHMGPLLDQDEEEALSPSSFLEGKAPASPPLSFSSYASSLSPYQTLSSSPPPSPPPAHPSSFLGTKAGVDSLPWLSASGLLDTHIRADDGKDDAFAGMEWMTEKIDLSELDLDSLIGACSPDDTPSSPEDLLASLDSQMDLDLDSYDSAVPTSPESLELGLSLPDIPDLPLELPAPVEAEAEKTEVAQVVVMKSEPPSPPPASPAFTFELSEVDVLDEVATTVTAAIIQDPSGSIRATSPVMVSLPIPGPFLLVVANKEEPALVSVPEPSVKSPSPPNDCDVDSGIDSLAGSPPRLPSPSPTPSSTTGSSRTKPYTKPEPTASSSPSAKAAKVKSVSGFPRVVEKKLKKMEQNKTAATRYRQKKRVEHDLLSTECDELEKRNQELEEKAESISREIQYLKDLMEEVRKRRNKSSTAAK, encoded by the exons atgACACTCTCGCAGTTGGCCTTGGAGGACGTGGGGGCCCTGTACTTAG AACCCTCGTTTCTGACGGCTGACCACATGGGGCCCCTTCTGGAccaagatgaagaagaagctctttctccctcctcttttctaGAGGGGAAGGCGCCAGCCTcgccccccctctctttctcctcctacGCATCTTCCCTGTCTCCCTATCAGACATTGtcgtcctctcctcccccctctcctcctcccgccCATCCCTCCTCATTCCTGGGAACCAAGGCCGGAGTAGACTCCCTACCCTGGCTGAGTGCCAGCGGCCTGCTCGACACCCACATCAGAGCAGACGATGGCAAAG ATGACGCCTTTGCAGGCATGGAATGGATGACAGAGAAAATCGACCTGAGTGAGTTAGACCTGGATTCCCTCATTGGCGCCTGCTCACCTGATGATACTCCCAGTTCTCCTGAGGATCTCCTGGCCTCTCTTGACTCCCAGATGGATCTGGATCTCGACTCCTACGACTCAGCCGTCCCTACCTCTCCTGAGAGCCTGGAGCTTGGTCTGTCGTTGCCCGATATCCCCGACCTCCCTCTGGAGCTCCCTGCTCCTGTGGAAGCTGAGGCTGAGAAGACAGAGGTGGCTCAGGTTGTTGTTATGAAGTCTGAGCCTCCCTCGCCGCCTCCCGCCTCTCCAGCATTCACATTCGAGCTAAGTGAAGTGGACGTGCTGGACGAAGTGGCCACAACTGTCACCGCCGCCATCATCCAGGATCCAAGTGGAAGCATTCGGGCCACCAGCCCCGTTATGGTCTCCCTCCCAATCCCTGGTCCCTTCTTGTTGGTGGTTGCCAACAAAGAAGAGCCGGCCCTCGTCTCTGTCCCTGAGCCATCCGTTAAATCCCCGTCTCCACCCAACGACTGTGATGTCGACTCTGGAATCGACTCACTTGCCGGCTCACCACCTCgtctcccctctccttctcccaccCCCTCTTCTACAACTGGTTCCTCCAGGACAAAGCCCTACACCAAACCAGAGCCCACcgcctcttcctccccctcggCCAAGGCCGCCAAGGTCAAGTCGGTGTCTGGCTTTCCCAGGGTGGTtgagaagaaactgaagaagATGGAGCAGAACAAGACGGCAGCCACTCGCTACCGGCAGAAGAAGCGGGTCGAGCATGACCTGTTGTCCACCGAGTGTgatgagctggagaagaggaaCCAAGAGTTGGAGGAGAAGGCAGAGTCCATAAGCCGTGAGATTCAGTATCTCAAGGATCTGATGGAGGAAGTTCGCAAGCGCCGCAACAAGAGCAGCACTGCTGCTAAATAA
- the rps19bp1 gene encoding active regulator of SIRT1, translated as MSASLLRRGLELLSHDIKDVNKGKKKKRKQQQQQQQTPSSATVMDLVSTKRQGVTKQVKLLQGRQGHGKSKATVKNKRVKSAVEEFRKKQGKSHMKANLKYFLGTVCKTTDKDTLKILNHNTGRQSRNHPQRPAKKPKAAESLFTEKEFQQFQKEYFGRTVEEKK; from the exons ATGTCCGCGTCTCTGCTGCGGAGAGGACTGGAGCTGCTCAGCCACGACATCAAAG ACGTCAataaagggaagaagaagaagaggaagcagcagcagcagcagcagcagacgccCAGCTCAGCCACCGTGATGGACCTGGTGAGCACCAAGCGGCAGGGAGTCACCAAGCAGGTCAAACTGCTGCAGGGCCGCCAGGGCCACGGCAAGAGCAAAGCCACGGTCAAGAACAAGAGGGTCAAGTCTGCAGTGG AGGAGTTCAGGAAGAAGCAAGGGAAGAGCCACATGAAGGCAAACCTCAAGTACTTTTTGGGAACTGTCTGCAAAACCACAGATAAAGACACGTTGAAG ATCCTGAATCACAATACAGGTAGACAGTCTAGGAATCACCCACAGCGACCGGCCAAGAAGCCCAAGGCAGCCGAGTCGTTGTTCACAGAGAAGGAGTTCCAGCAGTTCCAGAAGGAATACTTTGGCAGGACTGTCGAGgagaagaaatga
- the LOC117759477 gene encoding 3-mercaptopyruvate sulfurtransferase-like, which translates to MARQALVTSKWLAEAVGAQGKMRLLDASWYLPKLRRSARSEFKRRHIAGAAFFDIEQCCDRTSPLDHMLPSEKSFADYVGNLGIEKDTHVVVYDASEFGAFSAPRVWWMFRVFGHRAVSLLNGGLRNWELDGGPVSGKYQRPAPSEFKASLNRTWVKTYEDMLDNLDTKKFQVVDARPAGRFRGLDPEPRDNTEPGHIPGSICVPFNSFLSTSGHFLPKEQLQTVFGRAGIDLSRPLCILCGSGVTACHVAFAAHECGNLEVSVYDGGWSEWYTRAVPEHVISEGRGKHL; encoded by the exons ATGGCGCGTCAGGCACTGGTCACCAGTAAGTGGCTGGCGGAGGCTGTGGGGGCTCAGGGGAAAATGCGCCTCCTGGACGCGTCCTGGTATTTGCCGAAGCTGAGACGCAGCGCCCGCAGCGAGTTCAAGAGGAGGCACATAGCGGGCGCAGCTTTCTTTGACATCGAGCAGTGCTGTGACAGAACCTCTCCTCTGGACCACATGCTGCCGTCAGAGAAGTCCTTCGCAGACTATGTGGGAAACCTGGGGATAGAGAAGGACACGCACGTCGTGGTGTACGACGCCAGCGAGTTCGGCGCGTTCTCTGCGCCCCGCGTGTGGTGGATGTTCCGGGTGTTCGGGCACCGCGCGGTGTCGCTCCTCAACGGGGGCCTCAGGAACTGGGAGCTGGACGGCGGACCCGTCAGTGGCAAGTACCAGAGACCAGCACCGAGCGAGTTCAAGGCCTCTCTGAACCGGACCTGGGTCAAGACCTACGAGGACATGCTGGACAACCTGGACACCAAGAAGTTCCAGGTGGTAGATGCCAGGCCCGCGGGCCGGTTCAGAGGACTGGACCCTGAACCCAGAGACA ACACGGAGCCTGGCCACATCCCCGGCTCTATCTGCGTGCCTTTCAACTCCTTCCTGTCCACGTCGGGTCACTTCCTGCCCAAGGAGCAGCTCCAGACGGTGTTCGGCCGCGCGGGAATTGACCTCAGTCGCCCTCTTTGCATCTTGTGCGGCTCAGGTGTGACTGCGTGTCACGTGGCGTTTGCGGCCCACGAGTGTGGGAACCTGGAGGTGTCGGTGTACGACGGCGGGTGGTCGGAGTGGTACACCCGCGCTGTTCCCGAGCACGTCATATCTGAAGGACGAGGGAagcacttgtga